The DNA window TGCTGAATCCATAATGAAGTCAGCAGTTCACTAGCTAGTTTTATTTAGTCTTACAAAGTTTCACAACTAGTCTGTGTTTCTTAGTGGTTTCCAGTGCTGGTAAGGTCAATAACTTTTAAAGCACTTTCTGTTGTCTTCCATTTCAAATCAGACATTAGAAACCCTTTTGCTCTTAGGTTCATGAGACCTATCTCAAGACCTGGAGGGCAAGATCTCAGGTTCACAGCAACCGCTTCCCAAGACGGTTTTCAGCTTTCTTGCCTTCTCAGTTTCTCATTATGCGAATGCATCTTATGcagccttcctctcctttctcttttaggCAGAAAGGGGTGCCAGCAATATTTCTGTAGTGATCGAAGTCAGGGAAAGTTCTCATCAGTAAAGACCAGTAGCTCAAAGAATAACAGACACACCTACAGAAGTCTTTGAAACCTGATAATTGAAATCAGTGCTGCATGTCATATTTGTGAGCGCACTGTGCAAACGCACTGCTCCTGTTGGAGTTTTTGATAAAGATGAGCCAAACACTGCAAGAGGACTTGAGAAGCAGTTGGCACTAAGTTGTGATGTTGTGGGCCAGCATTCTAACACTTAAATGGCTGTCAAAGCTCAGAGAACATGCTAACAATCAAAAGGTACTTTTATCTGATCTTAAATTTCTCTTGTAGCATGATTGTCTGTGATGCCTACCATACTGTTACTGAACTTACGTGCATTTTAGGATCTGTGCATAAACACTGCCTACGTATGACTTTAGGCTGCCCATTCAAACGCTTCTGCAAGCCACTAAAAGCCTCTTTGTGATATGTACATGATTTGTATGGTACCCTTCTGTCCTGTGACCTTGGGTGAGATATAGCTTGGAGATGAAGCGGATCAAGAAGACGATCCTCCAGCTTCTGATGTTCACATTTCTGTTAGCTTTGCTCAAGCAGTGTGTGTGAAGGTCAGCAGGACAAAAACTTTTATCCAGAGTTGTGATGTCCTCTTTCTCTAGCCACCTCTATTGCTAGAGATACCTGAATTGATGAAGCACCTTCTGCTCTCACTGTGTTCTGAGGAAAGTGGGGCAAGACACCTTTGTGAATCAGGtttcacttcaggaaaaaattataaatattttttcttttcagaggctTCCTCTTAGAGTTGTCAACTTCAAGTCAAATGATCTATAAATAGACCTTTCTTGTTGCTTCTTCACCTCGAAGCTGTCTGCATAAGGGAAAGGGGGTCCTGTGGTCTTGTTCTCCGTATTGGGTTGCTGTACTGCTCACAGTCAGAGTGGTCACCCAAAGGCTGGCTTCTTCCTGGCAGACTCTAGATTAGGCCAGTTTGCTGGGCTTTCCAAGTACCGCCAAAATGAGTGAGGTCTTGGCTTTAGCAGAAGGCAGAAGAGTTGCAGGTTAGAGCCATCCCTGCTTGTATGTATCACGTCAAGTCCAgtaagtggagaaaaaaagtagaaaagcacCACTTAAAAGCACAGGTACAGAATGCTGAGGCAATAACATGTCATGTTCCGGTGGAACTAGCATGCCTGCACAGCTACAGGGAACCTGCAGTAGGCCCACAGTGCTGGCTAGTTGTCAGCTCACTTGAACAGTCTTCTCTAAAATGCAGAAGGATGGGAAATGCAGGATACCATCAGCCACTCTGCCCTTGGATGCCTCAGAGGGGCAGCAAGCTGAAACAGGGAAGTCTTTGagtgcaaaagaaaatcagacCAACTATTGCCAGGTCCATTTTGAAGTAAGTCTCTGTGAAGTAGAAGCAATGACATCTTATGTATAAACTAAATGCTggatttttagttttcaaattttGCTGGGTCGTAAATTGTATTTAGTTTTACACATTCAACTTCAGAGTAAGGTATACTCAGGTTTAGCATTCTCTACTTAAACTGGGATGAGCTATCCGACTTGCATGATCTCAGTTCTGTTAAGCATTTGGACAAGTACAATAAGGTTTGGAAATCAAGGTCAAAGTTGATCAGATGCAAAAAGGTGGTTCTTCCCACAAATTCTTGCAACTTATGCATAGCTCTGAAAATGCACAGTGAATATCAAAATCAattttgatttagaaaaaacacaactgtttcCTAGGTATAGTTAATCTATCAAAGAAATTTTATTGTGATTTGGAGTTCTTGCTGCTGAGTGATActctgtttcaaaaataaattcaaaggtTCTTGTTTAATCAGTAATAATCCAGGATTACAGAAAGTcctggtattttttttgtttgcttttttttttttttttccattttaaaatagtaacaGGTCTGCTTTAATTAGAAAAGCTCTAATACAGATTAAGGCATTAGGCAAACTAGAAATCCTCCCATCTCTCAGTGAAATTATGAGAGTGCTAGGAGAACCATTTAGATAATCAAGACTACAGGATACTTCATTATGCCATGTGCAGCTAGTCGTAGTacaataaatattcaaaactcCAAATCATGAACTTTTGAGATTTAGTAGGTAGTAAAATAGCCTATGATCTAGGTAGCAGATCCTGCAAATCTTCACCTGAATAAACCTGATGAGGCTAATGATGTGAACAAAAGTTTGAAAGATTAGAAACCTAGCACCAGCAGTCCACATCGTGGCTATATAATAGCTcagtaagatttatttctcctttattctATGCAGCACCAGTCAAGGTGGTGATCTAATTGGATAGAGCCTAGGGAAGAGTGAAATAAGCCACAAGGAATGAAGACTAAGAAAACACAATGTGatttccttcaaaagaaaaaagtaatgatGACAGTAATGCCCCATTCATCTGTGAGACAAACAAACCGTatgaaaagggaattaaaattCCATGTACTTTCTGTCCAATGTGATAACATACTAATGGATAAAAatgattagttttttttttttttttttttttttttgcttaatgaAGAATTCCAGTTTTCAAATCTCATTGGACTGTGTAAACCTCAAAGGATTTTCTGCTCAGTAGCCCaaaatttgcagttttattATGGCCATTTAGTCAACCAGGCTTTTATTTCACATTGATTGTTTCCTTGGAAATTTTTTGGTCTTTGTGAAAGTGAGAGTTTTGAGATGGAGGATGTCAAAGGGATGTTGCACAcagtaatttttatatatatacacatatatataattagcTTACAGTATTAATATAAAAAGTAGGTAGCTGcatctaatgatttttttttgagtaatcTGAACCATCTGCCTCTAGATATTAAGGAGTTCACTCTTTAATCCAGATTATGGCTGACAAACTGGTTTTGGCATTCACGTTTCACTAGCGCTGTGcccttgaagagctgctgtggcTGTAGAAACTCTCTTATGACCGTTagttttgaaaacactttttttgtttggcttggCTTTCTTGTAGTCATTTTCttgtagctcttttttttttttttttttttcttgagaagagGATGGCTTTCCTAATGAAAAGTGTGTTGAGCAACCAGGTAAAGAATTTGGGACTTGGaggtggaggggaagaaaacaaagaagaaagcactCCTTCCGACCCAGCAGCCGCTGCAGGAATGACCAGAGAGGAGTATGAGGAATATCAAAAGCAAGTGGTTGAGGAGAAGTGAGTACCTGATCCTTATTACCAGTATGGGGCTGATTCTTTGTGACTTTGTGCAGGTAAAAATAACCCAAGAAAAAGACAGACATtcctagggttagggttagggctccaagcatttatttatttatttatttattaagcagaaaagtattttttgaagcagatttccaaaataaaacttcaccAACTGTAAATGATAAACTATTGtgttcccccttctccccctcaTCCTATAACTCTTTCCTACACTGTCCTGCTCTCACCACAGCTTGATGTGTTGGATTAATTCTTAATTGGAGTTGCCttatatataacatttttttcacatgtacAAAGGTGGTTATATTGTAGtagttgattttaaaatacatatgatTTGCTCTCCTAGAACTCCATGTGTAGTACGCTTTACATATATAATTCTTTCTTGGTCCATGTTTATCATGGCAGACACAGAAAAAGTAATGAGTGCTATGTAAAACAGCTAATATCTATCTAGAGAAAAGTTTTAAGATGGTTATTTCTTATAGTTGCATTTTCGGTTACTTTTCCTAAAATCTACTTGAATAAAGCAGAACTTTTCAGATGATTAAATGtcattaatgtatttttttttctgtaattataatCTTTACCACTTGTTATGTTCCAATatcaaaacagaagtaaaataaaggaCTTTTAGTGTAAGTCAAATCATGCataattacaaagaaaacaattgacTTTTAAATCTCAGGTGCATCTGTTCTTCTAATGATCAATTACATAATGGTTGTGTAAATCCTTCACATAAGATGATTATAGGTGAAAAGTTAATGACTGACGGAATTTGAGGTATCCAGGTCTGTATTTAGCAGCAGCCGTTTCTATCATAAAACCTTGAGTGTGTAACATTCACTTttgaataaaatgcagaatgttTTGCTATGTCTTTTTGTCACAGGATATTTGAAAGAGATAGAATCAAGCCAGGATTCCTGGAatgggaaaaatgcagaaaaaactATTATTTGTATGAAGTTTTCAAGTGTGGCATGTCTGTTACATACAGAAGTGTATTGAGGAGTCACTGCAGGAGCACTTCTGAAAGTACAATTTGGAACTACAGTAGGAACATCTGCAGTACTTTCAGAGAGAAGATGTGGCTGAGGACAGCACATGCTGTGTGGTTATGTAAATGTGTGTCAGAAATCTTTGGCACAGGCAGAACATCTGCTTCAGGGCTGTCTGGATTTTAACCAGCTTTCAGCTGTACAGAGTGGAGGTCAGGGAGGTAAAGTGCCTTGCTGGAGTCATACTCAGGCAGCGTTTGGCCCTTGATACATGACTGTcctgtctttctgtttgtttgttttgttttgttgtttttctttcgttattttttgttttgttttgtgactAACCCGCAAAAATGCAAGGACTGCTGTTTCTCAGCAAAATGTGTGATATGCAGAGACAAACAGCTGGCTTGTGCCAGCATTCTCCAGCATGGTTCTAGAGTTTGTCTCCAGCATCACAGGAGTTTAAAAGCAAGAGGGGGGCACCAGTTTGTGCTGTACATCAGCTCCTGGCTGTCATGCAATGACCCCTATATCTGTTTCCTATAGCCACAAATCTTCACGTTCCTGGGAATAACTAAATCCTCCAGAACAACAGGGTGTAAGATCAGGGCCCAGGCAATGGTGGAAGATTGCCAAGTCTTCCTGTGATGCCAGGACAAGTGAAAAGCTCAAATCTACCTGAATAGAAaatcccctcctgcccccaaacCTCACAGAGCACCCAAAGGGATCTGTAACATCGTGGGGAGCACTACCCTGTGGGAACATATCCTGACACCAGCCTGGGCCAGTAAGGGCTCCTGTGGAGAAGGAGTGggcaggagaagaggaaggttgagaaagaaggcaaaaatgTGCTGGAAGTGCAAAAACAACCCTTTTCCCAATCATCCCATCTATTACTGGCTGAAAGAAGTTTAAGATGGCTTCCAGTTGATGTGAActagttcttttaaaaaatgagagagagagagagagagagagcgagcAAGCGAGCGAGAGAGAGTGATGCAAAAACTCTTAtgtggaagcagagaaaaggtaatatttcatttcaacatGACAAATTTTCAACATGACAAAATATCTATACtggaacaaaaacaattttgccTGAGAATTTCTATGAagcttcttctgaaaaaaaaaaaaaaaagtgggaaggTGAATGATATCAAATGTTACCAGAAATCTTTGGCAATACacagtttgaaataaatatctaaGTAATCTAACAAAGAATTTTtatgaagaatttttaaattgaattaaagtattttataaaatcaCAGGCAAAAGAAGCACTTTTCCacagagagaggctgtggaatTAGTTGTGATAGGATGTTTTGGAGCAATAAGTGATTCAGAAAAGACTGGGAAAATTTACAGATGACAAAAGCCATCTAAGGCTATTGAAGATGATGTAGGGCCAatttccagctccagcagcccctaAACTACTGGATTTTGGAAGCTGGACAGTTAGGATACAGGATGCCTATCCTGCTcttaaattctttctttgtctGCTACTGTCCACTGTTGTAGACAGGACTCTAGGATAGGTGAACTTTTTGGTCTGACCTAGAAAAAACGTTCTACCACCATGGGTTTCCAAGCTAGAAGAATGTCCTGTTTGCAGAACAGGAACATTGCCATCACTGTAAGTGCACCTGGTGGGATAAGCAAGGAACAAGCAtaaattttctgctctgtgtatTGGAATTGTTACAGTGAGCAATAACAGCCTGTACTGACACAAACTCCAGACAAGCAGTATTTCATTCTCCATAGTACTTAAGGGAGGTGCACTGAGAGCAAGCTCGGGATTCAGGAATTTGAGCCCCTGAGCATCACTTTGTTGTTATCACTCCTTTTGTGCCTCTGAGCAAGTTACATGACTTCAGGAATAACTTCGGCCATTgtaaaagacagtattttatcAGTATcttgaagaaactttttttttttcttttcctttctgatattCAGGATGGAAAGAGATGCAGCCTTTGcacagaaaaaggcagagagagccTGTCTGAGGGTTCATCTGAGAGAAAAGTACAGACTCCCTAAGGTAAGCCTGCAGTTTGTGACTTCACCTACCTCAGTGGCTGTTTTTAGAGCAGACAGCGCCCGTGCAGAGCTCTGAAAGCAGCCAACTGCCTTCGTTAGCGAgatccctgctgcagctcagtaCAGAACCCAAGGAGGCCACAGCTATGGATTTTCCTAGTGACTGCTGGTTTTAGACcccttttttcctgctcagcaGATGAATTAAATGGAAAGATTCTTGTAGTAATCTCTGTAATGTCAGATCTGAAATAAGAGACCGGGCAAGCTGGACATTTGGTCTGTCTGAGCCTTACAGCTAGTACATATGTTCTTAAATCAGCAACATACAccagttaaataaaaaaaaaattatataataataataacaaaccAGAAAGTAAATAAGCAAAACTACTGAAAACTCTTCTACAAGCTGGACACTTGAACTCTCCAAACTTCTGAATGCTCGTTTGTACTATCGTCTTTCAAGTAGGGCAAACAAACTgtccattctttttttctttagtgctGCTTTTCCTTATTGCTGCCTTACTTTGTAAAGTATTCCCAGAAAaaccaaaatataaatatcagaaGCTGCAAACAACAGAAATCTGGAGGTTTGTTAAAAGCATGAAGCAGCCATGATAGCTTCTGGATTGTGGCAGAAAGCCTAGGTGGCACTTATTTTGCGAACAGTCAGTCAGTCTCTTCTGTGGGAGTGAATCAGAGGAATTTTCTCCACTCAGGGTTGACAGAGGAGGTTGTTACACCATGCACAGTACTCCAGGGCCAAGGGGTATTTACCCAAGAGTTGTAAAGGACTTTCAGATTATGAATGGCCATGCTTACTGAGGTACACTGTCTGCCATTGAACCTCAGAAGGTGGCAAATGTgaacatgttttcaaaaaaaaagctccatAAAATatagaggggaaaataaatcagtaactGACTTGTTTAAAGGAAATGTGGGGAAAACTACCAAAGATAGCTAGCAGATATATGGGTAAAAATCACGTgatgggaagaagagaaaaaagaccTTTGTGTCTGACAGCCCAACCTTTCGAATTGATCAGCATGCTCTGATGAGATAACTAATTATAAGGGTGAAAATGATTagttttagttaaaaaaaaaaaggggaaggaaggtcCATGAAgtactaaatatttaaaagctagGAGAAAAAGGGCAGTAATGATCAGTCCTCACAATGGAGAGGGTAAGCAATaagattttgagaaaaatatgagCTGTTTAACATATTTAGTAATTAGCTGGGGGAGTTCAATGTACACAAGTGTTAAGGGTGTTGAAATGAAATCTTGAAATCTTGCTTAAGCAGTTACAGGAAACGATAATGACAGTAAGTGAATGAGCAGTGAAACGCTGAATGAGGTGCACTGCAAGAGTAgtgaaaggggaagaaaacccTCCCTGTCTCTGCGTGTTATGGATGGGTGGTTTCAAATGAACTGCTACTAGTCAAGAAAGAGATCTCAAAGTCGTTGCAAATGAGTCACGGAAAACATCAGAGGAGTCCTCACTGGTGTCTAAGGGGAAATAGAAAGTTCAAGAATCATTAGGAAAGGGATAGACAccaaaatcagaaaacattatTAGGTTACATTAGCAGTCTTTAACAACTTGAAACTGGAATGCAGTTTTAATCACTCTGTCTCAAAATGATAGGAGAACAACAAAAGCAATCTGAAGTATCGAATGGCCTTGGCACACGCATTGGTTAAACATGCCTGTGAGGGGATGCAATGGAGATGTGTCAATTCGTGACCATTGTAAAGGAAGTAAATAGAGAACAATAATACACTATTTCTAAACATCAGATGAAATCAAAAGTATTCCACAGAAAGTTTCAATCACTAGTGGAAGCCTGAGTGCTGATGTTACGTTAGATACCTGTTTTCTTATAGTTGTTAGATTAGATGAATCCCATCCCTGTGCCCTAAGCTCTGACTTTTGTTATCTAAATTCCTCTGAATATAcagtgaaaatatgaaataaccccccccccccccttttttcccccaaaggaCAAGGAATATTGTTTTCCACTTCATGCAATATCTCCCTGTCATCCAGAAGCATTTAGTGGTGCTCTACTCAAACATCTGTAAAGTTGAAGTTATATTTGGTTCCCATTCATTTCGAAGAAGTAACTGAAGACTCATCTGTGCAAATTACTACTGTGCACTTATGGACTCCCTAAAATTTGAGAGTGTTCTCTGGGCCACAGAATTGAAAGCCTATGAGTTAGTTCAACCAAGTGTTTTTTGGCATGCAGGTGTTGTCCATTTGTtatgcttttccattttatccAGAGTATGCTGCACTGTTTGCtccaacacagagaaaataacttGGGATTCTGTGCttggaaaagttgtttttatgttattttgtaAGCTTCTTCAACAGGCAGGAAAGCAGTAGTATGGAACAGTGTTTGCTCAGAACTGCTACTGCCAGGAAATGTtagtgtttttgaaaatttaatttatatccCCCAaggaagcattttcttcttagcAGTTTTGGAGTTTGCTTGTATTACTGCTACTTGACTGCCAGCTCTGAGTCAttaccatttattttctgatcaGTATTTCTCATTGTTTTGCTGGTTAATTAAAATGGAGGAAGGTGAAGAATCCATCATAACTACACTtagctgccaaaaaaaattaGTGCTTAATGCAATACAGCCACTTAGGGACTCTGTCAtcaatggaaagaaatgagcaCTTCTGGCCTCATCTAGCCAAACCTCCAGATAGGTGTTTAAGGTGGATTTGGCTCACCTCCCAGTGATGCACACCTCCCACAGAAGGGGTCATATTGCTACGTTAGACTAGCTGAAGTTAGGCGAGAAGCATTCCACCCCTAATCCATAAGACACTGGTTCTTATACCCTGCTTTAGCTGGAATTAGCAGAACAATTCAATCTTTCACTCTATGCTCACAAACTTGAGCTTGAATCTGAGCTTAGTGAGATGCTGGGGTGTCCTGAATTTCTGGGTTGGGTCCCTAATCATTGCCAGCTTGGTTTTAAGAGGAGAGATCAGGTTGTGATCTCAAGTCTTACTGACAG is part of the Cygnus olor isolate bCygOlo1 chromosome Z, bCygOlo1.pri.v2, whole genome shotgun sequence genome and encodes:
- the CPLX4 gene encoding complexin-4; translation: MAFLMKSVLSNQVKNLGLGGGGEENKEESTPSDPAAAAGMTREEYEEYQKQVVEEKMERDAAFAQKKAERACLRVHLREKYRLPKSELDENQIQMAGDDVGLPEDLQKMVAEDQVEEEDKDSILGQLQNIQNMDMDAIKEKAQATFTEMKQAAEQKCSLM